A DNA window from Paenibacillus andongensis contains the following coding sequences:
- a CDS encoding MDR family MFS transporter yields MLAQNKNKRLGIVIAGLLLGILMAAMDNTIVATAMGTIIGELGGLDKFVWVTSAYMVAEMAGMPIFGKLSDMYGRKKFFVFGVIVFMLGSILCGTASSIIELSVYRAIQGIGGGAMMPVAFTIMFDAVPAESRGKLGGLFGAVFGMSSIFGPLLGAYITDYVNWKWVFYINLPLGLISLVFVAFFYRESVEHSKQRIDWWGAFTLVGAIVSLMFALELGGKQYAWDSSVILGLFTLFAVLAIIFVFVERRAAEPIISFAMFKNRLYASSNAVAIFSGAAFITASVYIPIFIQGVLGGTATNSGLVLLPMMLGSVVTATGGGFLMNKMSYRAIMIPTTFLLIVGTALLTTLSPESPRSLVTIYMIIIGLGIGASFSVLSNAAIHLFEPRQRGSASSTLNFLRSLGMTLGITVFGIVQSHALTRKLTDVFAGQGQTGAAIPTGDSHTLLDPAKRLEIPAPVLEKITTALSSSIVLTFAWTILPAVLAFVCAIAMSKEKLDPAQETEAAMSH; encoded by the coding sequence ATGTTAGCGCAAAATAAAAACAAAAGATTAGGCATTGTCATCGCCGGGCTATTGCTGGGTATCCTAATGGCAGCCATGGATAATACCATTGTAGCTACAGCCATGGGCACCATCATCGGTGAATTAGGCGGATTGGATAAATTCGTTTGGGTCACTTCGGCTTATATGGTTGCGGAAATGGCCGGCATGCCGATATTCGGTAAGCTATCCGATATGTACGGACGTAAAAAGTTTTTCGTCTTTGGTGTTATCGTGTTTATGCTTGGATCCATCCTATGTGGAACAGCAAGTTCGATTATAGAGCTAAGCGTCTATCGCGCTATTCAAGGTATCGGCGGCGGCGCCATGATGCCGGTTGCCTTTACGATTATGTTCGATGCCGTTCCCGCAGAAAGCCGCGGTAAATTAGGTGGATTGTTCGGCGCCGTGTTCGGTATGTCCAGCATTTTCGGACCACTTCTAGGCGCTTATATTACAGACTATGTGAACTGGAAATGGGTATTTTACATTAACCTCCCGCTTGGTTTAATCTCGCTTGTTTTTGTCGCTTTCTTCTATCGCGAATCGGTTGAGCATTCTAAACAAAGAATCGATTGGTGGGGCGCTTTTACACTCGTTGGTGCCATCGTATCCCTTATGTTCGCGTTAGAATTAGGTGGCAAGCAATACGCTTGGGATTCATCCGTTATCCTTGGTTTATTCACGCTGTTTGCGGTGTTAGCCATCATCTTCGTCTTCGTTGAACGTCGGGCTGCAGAGCCTATTATCTCTTTTGCAATGTTCAAGAATCGGTTGTATGCATCAAGTAATGCCGTTGCCATTTTTAGCGGCGCAGCTTTTATCACAGCGTCTGTCTATATCCCAATTTTCATTCAAGGTGTATTAGGCGGGACCGCTACCAATTCCGGTTTAGTTCTACTTCCTATGATGTTGGGCTCCGTCGTAACGGCAACAGGCGGCGGTTTCTTAATGAATAAAATGAGCTATCGCGCGATAATGATTCCAACAACCTTCCTCCTTATTGTCGGAACAGCTCTATTGACTACGTTATCGCCTGAATCCCCTCGCTCACTGGTCACGATCTACATGATTATTATCGGACTTGGCATCGGCGCTTCCTTCTCCGTATTAAGTAACGCTGCTATTCATCTCTTCGAGCCACGGCAGCGCGGTTCAGCCTCTTCAACACTGAACTTCCTCCGCTCCTTGGGGATGACGCTCGGTATCACCGTTTTCGGAATTGTTCAGAGTCATGCTTTGACGCGAAAATTGACGGATGTATTTGCAGGCCAAGGTCAAACGGGAGCTGCCATACCAACCGGGGACTCGCATACGCTGCTTGATCCCGCCAAACGACTGGAGATTCCTGCGCCTGTTCTCGAGAAAATAACAACCGCACTATCGTCTTCCATCGTGCTCACCTTTGCTTGGACTATACTCCCTGCTGTTCTTGCCTTCGTTTGTGCCATCGCGATGAGCAAAGAGAAGCTGGATCCAGCCCAAGAAACCGAAGCGGCTATGTCACATTAG
- a CDS encoding pentapeptide repeat-containing protein yields MKPNPRLVAYLNDVFSHYEDLRPIQELKEELLSDLQERLLDLQKDGFNEEAAFQRTIASIGEISELIESIHANTTKLQQIIGIDFSMHNLQKSDLKSIQVHNGKFNYSNLQDSDFSNSDLTNASFKCSNLDRVKFDGTNLTGAKISKSNLRGASFKNCKLDLAEFRSSDLTGVCLDNLHFTGTIFHHSNLKGTSFRNATFQSCSFKADVKKTIFDGAKMDKVTYALLKAFKADLSHVTLI; encoded by the coding sequence ATGAAACCAAACCCAAGGCTCGTTGCTTATTTGAATGATGTTTTTTCACATTATGAGGATTTGAGACCCATCCAGGAATTAAAAGAAGAGCTTTTGAGTGATTTGCAGGAAAGGCTCCTAGATTTGCAAAAGGATGGCTTCAATGAAGAAGCTGCCTTTCAAAGGACGATCGCATCCATCGGCGAAATATCCGAACTAATTGAAAGCATTCATGCCAACACCACGAAGCTCCAACAAATCATTGGCATTGATTTCTCTATGCATAATTTGCAAAAATCCGACCTAAAGTCTATCCAAGTCCATAATGGCAAGTTCAATTACAGCAATCTGCAGGATTCCGATTTCAGCAATTCTGACTTAACGAATGCTTCCTTTAAGTGCAGCAACTTAGATCGGGTTAAGTTCGATGGTACGAATTTGACGGGAGCAAAGATATCTAAATCCAATCTAAGAGGAGCCAGCTTTAAGAATTGTAAGTTAGATCTAGCAGAATTCCGTTCTAGCGATTTAACTGGTGTATGTCTGGATAATCTACACTTTACAGGAACTATTTTTCATCATTCTAATCTAAAAGGAACATCGTTCCGAAACGCCACATTTCAAAGCTGTTCCTTCAAAGCTGACGTCAAAAAAACAATCTTTGATGGGGCTAAGATGGATAAAGTAACCTATGCTTTGTTAAAAGCCTTTAAAGCCGACTTAAGTCATGTTACCCTCATTTAG
- the katA gene encoding catalase KatA, whose product MSTEKNKLTTSWGAPVGDNQNSITAGARGPTLIQDVHLLEKLAHFNRERVPERVVHAKGAGAHGYLEVTQDLTKYTKASLFSEVGKRTPLFVRFSTVAGENGSSDTVRDPRGFAVKFYTDEGNYDLVGNNTPVFFIRDAIKFPDFIHTQKRHPQTHLKNPNAVWDFWSLSPESLHQVTILMSDRGIPATLRHMHGFGSHTFKWVNAEGEGVWVKYHFKTEQGVQNLAPDVAAQLAADNPDYHTEDLFNAIDKGDFPAWKLCVQIMPLEDANTYRFDPFDVTKVWSQKDYPLIEVGRMVLDRNPENYFAEVEQATFSPGTLVPGIEVSPDKMLQGRLFAYGDAHRYRVGANHQSLPINRPRSEVNNYQRDGQMRADNNGGGSVYYEPNSLGGPKESPADKPAPYEVSGAADSVTYDHHDHYTQPGDLYRLLSEEERTRLVQTIVGAMKPVESDEIKLRQIGHFYKADPEYGVRVAEGLGLSIPE is encoded by the coding sequence ATGAGTACGGAAAAAAACAAGCTTACAACCAGCTGGGGAGCTCCTGTTGGGGACAACCAAAACTCAATAACGGCGGGGGCACGGGGGCCAACGTTGATTCAAGATGTTCACCTTTTAGAGAAACTGGCACACTTTAACCGAGAACGCGTACCTGAACGAGTCGTTCATGCCAAAGGTGCCGGAGCGCACGGCTACTTGGAAGTCACGCAAGATTTGACGAAGTATACGAAAGCGAGCTTATTCTCAGAGGTAGGCAAGCGTACACCGTTGTTCGTTCGATTTTCGACCGTGGCGGGGGAGAACGGTTCTTCGGACACTGTCCGGGACCCGCGCGGATTCGCCGTGAAATTTTATACGGATGAAGGTAATTATGATTTGGTCGGTAATAATACGCCTGTATTTTTCATTCGCGACGCGATTAAATTCCCTGACTTTATTCATACACAGAAAAGGCACCCTCAAACTCACTTGAAAAATCCAAATGCCGTCTGGGATTTCTGGTCATTATCTCCTGAATCTTTGCACCAAGTCACGATTTTGATGTCCGATCGGGGCATTCCCGCAACGCTGAGGCATATGCACGGATTTGGCAGTCATACATTTAAATGGGTAAATGCCGAGGGTGAAGGCGTGTGGGTGAAGTATCATTTTAAAACCGAACAAGGCGTTCAGAACTTAGCGCCAGATGTGGCTGCACAGCTCGCGGCTGACAATCCGGATTATCATACCGAGGACTTGTTTAATGCGATTGACAAAGGCGATTTCCCAGCATGGAAGCTATGCGTGCAGATTATGCCGCTGGAAGATGCGAATACGTACCGATTTGATCCCTTTGATGTCACGAAAGTGTGGTCACAGAAAGATTACCCTTTAATTGAAGTTGGGCGTATGGTGCTGGATCGCAATCCGGAAAATTATTTTGCCGAGGTTGAACAAGCCACATTTTCACCAGGGACACTTGTACCAGGCATCGAAGTATCGCCAGATAAAATGCTGCAAGGACGCTTATTTGCTTATGGGGATGCACATCGGTACCGGGTAGGGGCTAATCATCAGTCATTGCCAATCAATCGCCCGCGGAGTGAAGTGAATAACTATCAGCGTGATGGTCAGATGCGTGCGGATAACAATGGCGGGGGTTCTGTCTATTACGAGCCGAACAGCCTTGGAGGACCAAAAGAATCGCCTGCGGATAAACCGGCACCCTACGAGGTGTCTGGGGCAGCTGACAGTGTTACCTACGATCATCATGATCATTACACGCAACCAGGTGATTTATATCGCCTGTTAAGTGAAGAGGAACGTACTCGTCTTGTTCAAACGATTGTTGGTGCAATGAAACCTGTCGAATCGGATGAAATTAAGCTCAGACAGATTGGTCATTTCTATAAGGCAGATCCCGAATATGGGGTCCGCGTGGCAGAGGGTCTCGGGTTATCCATACCGGAATGA
- a CDS encoding NAD(P)-dependent oxidoreductase, whose product MVINPAQTIVGLVGTGVMGKSMAGHFIQAGYEVHIYNRTKSKAQDLLDQGAHWQDSPGLLAQQCDVIITMVGFPNDVEEIYLGENGLLTNTKPGSYVIDMTTSSPMLAKQIYEKALARQVFSLDAPVSGGDIGAKEARLSIMVGGSRDAFDAMLPLFQKIGTNIVYQGDAGAGQHTKMCNQIAIASNMMGVVEALVYAKKSGLDPSTVLKSIESGAAGSWSLSNLAPRIIAGNFAPGFYVKHFIKDMKIALDSAEEMKVELPGLTLAKSLYEQLAANGEEDSGTQALFKIIDK is encoded by the coding sequence GTGGTAATCAATCCGGCACAAACGATTGTAGGCTTAGTAGGGACAGGTGTCATGGGCAAAAGTATGGCTGGCCATTTTATTCAAGCAGGCTACGAGGTACATATATATAATCGAACGAAATCCAAAGCACAGGACCTGTTGGATCAGGGGGCTCACTGGCAGGATTCACCGGGACTATTGGCGCAGCAATGTGATGTAATTATTACAATGGTAGGCTTCCCTAATGACGTTGAAGAGATATATTTAGGCGAAAATGGTCTTCTTACTAACACTAAGCCGGGCAGCTATGTCATTGATATGACTACGTCTAGTCCAATGCTGGCCAAACAGATTTATGAAAAAGCACTCGCACGTCAAGTGTTTTCACTAGATGCTCCTGTTTCCGGCGGTGATATTGGAGCAAAGGAAGCGAGATTATCAATTATGGTTGGGGGCTCGCGTGATGCTTTTGATGCCATGCTGCCGCTTTTTCAGAAGATTGGCACGAACATCGTCTACCAAGGAGATGCGGGTGCAGGCCAACATACGAAAATGTGCAACCAAATCGCAATTGCAAGTAATATGATGGGCGTTGTTGAAGCTCTGGTATATGCGAAGAAATCAGGACTCGATCCTTCGACTGTGCTCAAAAGCATTGAGTCGGGCGCGGCGGGCAGCTGGTCCTTAAGCAACCTGGCGCCGCGCATCATCGCTGGGAATTTTGCTCCTGGCTTCTATGTGAAGCACTTCATCAAAGATATGAAGATTGCGCTCGATTCTGCCGAAGAAATGAAAGTGGAGCTGCCTGGACTAACCTTGGCGAAATCCCTTTATGAGCAATTAGCAGCGAACGGTGAAGAAGACAGCGGGACTCAAGCGTTGTTTAAGATTATTGATAAGTAG
- a CDS encoding AraC family transcriptional regulator — protein MATDYRKFFVITETDRKLPLILETVGYENEQQFYKREEGYPCFHWLQTIEGSGEIILESGSVKLSENQGMLLPAGVPHEYNITAAKWSTWYLTFDGALAASIVYALEIPLSTSISWGTETPLAGIHEYYYEKYRYSHDFTGMNGSLEIYQFLTLLKKHGNVNRSASFSQSHERLLPLLLELEISFSSSEVGLGWMAQLLGISSQHVNTLFRKAFGLSPYQYLLQLRLQKSKELLIAQPNQTVKQIADATGFLDASHFISTFRKSVGMTPEVFRNQYNKKNQSEDFR, from the coding sequence ATGGCTACCGATTATAGGAAATTTTTCGTCATTACAGAAACAGATCGGAAGCTTCCTCTCATCCTTGAAACTGTCGGTTACGAGAATGAGCAGCAGTTCTACAAGCGAGAAGAAGGCTATCCCTGCTTTCATTGGCTCCAAACGATTGAAGGCAGCGGAGAGATCATCCTCGAAAGCGGATCCGTCAAGCTGAGTGAGAATCAAGGCATGCTCTTGCCTGCAGGCGTCCCGCATGAATATAACATCACGGCCGCCAAGTGGTCGACGTGGTATTTAACCTTCGATGGCGCACTCGCTGCTTCCATTGTATATGCCTTAGAGATACCGTTATCCACATCAATTAGCTGGGGTACGGAAACTCCTCTCGCTGGTATTCATGAGTACTATTACGAAAAGTACCGCTACAGCCATGACTTCACGGGCATGAATGGTTCACTTGAAATCTATCAATTCTTGACTCTGCTCAAAAAGCACGGCAACGTAAATAGAAGTGCATCTTTTTCCCAAAGCCACGAGCGTTTACTGCCGCTTTTATTGGAGCTTGAAATTAGCTTCTCATCTTCCGAAGTTGGACTCGGATGGATGGCACAATTGCTTGGCATAAGCTCTCAACACGTTAATACCTTGTTCCGCAAAGCATTTGGTCTCTCTCCGTACCAATACTTATTGCAGCTGCGCCTACAGAAATCCAAAGAATTGCTAATCGCCCAGCCTAATCAAACGGTTAAACAAATCGCTGACGCGACCGGTTTCCTCGACGCTTCGCATTTCATCTCGACATTTCGCAAATCTGTCGGTATGACGCCCGAAGTTTTCAGAAATCAATACAATAAAAAGAACCAATCGGAAGACTTCCGTTAG
- a CDS encoding PAS domain-containing hybrid sensor histidine kinase/response regulator — translation MSSLQLDKHRFFEQMVQFSPHGIACLSLNGSLLKVNPAYCSILGYSEDELEKLNIREITFPDDWLPYSDQVQYLINRLASSYTMEIRYLHKNGDIIWTSVQLTFVYDTQSGPPLYGIVHMTDISQLKFVEQKLQESIDRYTPLKMHTHDAVISLDLDGIIVNGNARAQELLGFYNNEFVGMPFSRFVGKNNVKQILTDSLLDASMEKKIDHIRQITENTNKAKSEFLAMMSHEIRTPMNGVIGMTDLLLQTTTLDEEQKEYVEIIHKSGETLLRIINDILDFSKIESGKTELHEIPFNIRDAIAETFHILSIKADEKQLSTTFTVDPTIPHSLVGDSERLKQILINLVGNAVKFTPFGGISVNVNKRIQEDHVIQLEFIVKDSGIGIPANMRSYIFEPFNQVDHVMTRKYEGTGLGLAITKKLVRLMGGDIWVEPSDDPGTTIIFTLCLKEDHHSDEDLGNANEGIAHTSLHILIAEDNAINQFVLIKMLEKQGHLITVAANGEEAVKFALRDRFDIIFMDLQMPIINGLDATAIIKQTLPPERCPMIVAVTANALKEDRTSCLAAGMDDYLSKPIKNKFLLDIIETYMENKHLSG, via the coding sequence ATGAGCAGCTTACAACTCGATAAGCATCGTTTCTTCGAGCAGATGGTTCAGTTCTCTCCTCATGGGATTGCCTGTTTATCCTTAAACGGGTCCCTACTGAAAGTAAATCCAGCTTATTGCTCGATTCTGGGGTATTCGGAAGATGAGCTCGAGAAGCTTAACATTCGTGAAATCACCTTTCCTGATGATTGGCTCCCCTACTCTGATCAAGTTCAATACTTGATAAATCGTCTTGCTTCTTCTTATACCATGGAAATACGATATCTGCACAAGAATGGCGACATCATTTGGACTTCCGTCCAACTCACATTCGTTTACGATACTCAATCCGGGCCTCCTCTTTATGGTATCGTTCATATGACGGATATTTCGCAACTCAAGTTCGTGGAACAAAAGCTGCAAGAATCAATTGATCGGTATACACCTCTGAAAATGCATACACATGATGCCGTCATTTCGCTTGATTTGGACGGTATTATTGTCAATGGCAATGCACGGGCACAGGAGTTGTTAGGCTTTTACAACAATGAATTCGTAGGAATGCCATTTTCAAGATTTGTTGGCAAAAACAATGTGAAACAAATCCTTACGGATTCCCTATTAGATGCTTCTATGGAGAAGAAGATTGATCATATCCGCCAAATCACTGAGAATACGAATAAAGCGAAGAGTGAATTTCTGGCGATGATGAGCCATGAAATTCGGACGCCGATGAATGGCGTTATCGGAATGACGGACCTTCTCCTGCAAACGACAACGTTAGACGAAGAACAAAAAGAGTATGTCGAGATTATTCATAAGAGCGGTGAAACGCTGCTCCGTATTATTAATGACATTTTAGACTTCTCCAAAATCGAATCTGGGAAAACGGAATTACACGAAATCCCTTTCAATATCCGAGATGCGATCGCTGAAACGTTTCATATTTTATCAATCAAAGCGGATGAAAAGCAGTTATCCACGACTTTTACAGTAGATCCCACTATCCCACACTCTTTGGTTGGTGATTCAGAACGGTTGAAGCAGATACTTATTAATTTAGTTGGCAATGCCGTCAAGTTTACGCCATTCGGTGGCATCTCCGTGAATGTCAATAAACGTATACAAGAGGATCACGTCATACAGCTGGAATTCATCGTAAAAGATAGCGGGATCGGCATTCCAGCTAATATGCGAAGCTATATCTTCGAGCCTTTCAACCAAGTCGATCATGTGATGACACGCAAATATGAGGGTACAGGGCTTGGCTTGGCGATTACAAAAAAGCTGGTTCGACTCATGGGAGGCGATATTTGGGTAGAGCCTTCCGACGACCCTGGTACTACGATCATCTTCACCCTTTGTCTCAAAGAGGATCATCATTCAGATGAGGACCTGGGTAATGCGAATGAAGGTATCGCGCATACTTCCCTGCACATACTAATCGCCGAAGACAATGCCATTAATCAATTTGTTTTAATTAAAATGCTAGAGAAGCAGGGGCATCTCATTACAGTTGCTGCTAACGGGGAAGAAGCGGTGAAGTTCGCCTTAAGAGACCGGTTTGATATAATATTCATGGATCTCCAAATGCCGATCATAAACGGATTAGATGCAACCGCTATAATTAAACAAACACTCCCGCCAGAACGATGTCCCATGATCGTTGCTGTAACGGCGAACGCCTTAAAAGAAGATCGCACAAGCTGTCTCGCTGCGGGCATGGATGATTATTTGAGCAAACCGATCAAAAATAAATTTCTTCTCGATATTATCGAGACATATATGGAGAATAAGCACCTTTCGGGCTAA
- a CDS encoding PadR family transcriptional regulator, whose protein sequence is MVDLKITSDLIRGHTDSIILKLLISGDKYGYEISKLVHVASGGEYELKEATMYASLKRLEQEESITSYWGDETQGGRRKYYRITDKGKVVLKNNKLNWEHAKTILDLLI, encoded by the coding sequence ATCGTTGACTTGAAAATAACGTCCGATCTCATTCGAGGACACACCGACAGCATTATTCTCAAGCTTTTAATTTCCGGTGATAAATATGGCTATGAAATTTCAAAGCTGGTGCATGTTGCTTCAGGCGGGGAATATGAACTGAAAGAAGCGACTATGTACGCCAGCCTCAAGCGACTAGAACAGGAAGAAAGCATAACCTCTTACTGGGGGGATGAGACGCAAGGCGGGCGCAGGAAATACTATCGCATTACCGATAAAGGCAAAGTGGTTCTCAAGAACAACAAGTTAAATTGGGAACATGCGAAGACTATTCTCGATTTGCTCATTTAG
- a CDS encoding glycoside hydrolase family 2 TIM barrel-domain containing protein — MAKKFVYTPPVNGYPEWNNNPQIFQLNRMEAHATLMPYKSEEEALAGVREASDSYQSLNGTWKFHFAENAGGRPQEFYKSDYDCSSWADIAVPSHWQLQGFDFPQYTNIIYPWVGHEDLKSPFAPVKYNPVGSYSRSFTVPAAWADQPVYISFQGVESAFYVWVNGDLVGFSQDSFTPADFDITPYLVEGENKLAVEVYRWSDASWLEDQDFWRLSGIFRDVYLYSTPTTHISDFKVLTNLDDSFENAELRIQAKVTNYDGLTSGTRRVEASLYDSELKPVWKEPLSVEVNVSGAPNQEVELSVQVDRPAKWSAEKPNLYTLVLSLRDEDGSLLETESCKVGFRKFEIQDGLMKINGERVVFKGVNRHEFDTDRGRSVDQASMLSDILLMKQHNINAVRTSHYPNNTYWYELCDQYGLYVIDETNLETHGTWSYGSDVEADAVPGSKPEWTGAVLDRANSMMQRDKNHPSIVIWSLGNEAFGGDNFIKMHDFLREADPSRVVHYEGVFHFRASGAASDIESQMYSRIENIEEYARSNPKKPFILCEYSHAMGNSCGNLFKYWELFDKYPVLQGGFIWDWIDQSIRTTTPDGVTYQAYGGDFGDTPNDGNFCGNGLIFADRTPSPKIYEVKKCYQNVKFEAVDLGNGQVKVTNQYLFTDLSEFDWTWSIARNGEPLSDSKRGVFTVKPGETAVIELALDRMETILPKDEFVLTISLQLKEDTIWAQKGHEIAWEQFLVPVSKAAWSYSEKAVQESAATLSAQEAVQIASTKETISLKGSDFSLQFSAATGDITSYVYEGRELFLTGPAPNFWRAFTDNDRGNQHHIRCAPWQEAGSGRTLQSLTAKSIGDGRAEVNVRFELATKPSSVVQLVYSVSPSGEVEVRMELVPGDRLPEIPEIGVLFQLDSSFQQLSWYGRGPHENYWDRAAGAKLALHSGTVQEQFVPYLRPQECGNKTDVRWATLTDANGHGLRITGLPTVELNALPYLPSELEAHDHTYKLPASDKVVLRVNYKQMGVGGDDSWGARTHPEFTLYANRTYAYSFTFKGI; from the coding sequence ATGGCTAAAAAATTTGTATATACACCGCCCGTTAATGGATACCCGGAATGGAATAATAATCCTCAGATTTTTCAATTGAACCGCATGGAAGCGCACGCCACATTAATGCCTTACAAGTCCGAAGAAGAAGCACTTGCAGGGGTTCGTGAAGCGTCTGATTCTTACCAATCCTTGAATGGAACTTGGAAGTTTCATTTTGCTGAGAATGCTGGGGGCCGTCCGCAAGAGTTTTACAAGAGCGATTACGATTGCAGCAGTTGGGCGGACATCGCTGTGCCTTCCCATTGGCAGCTGCAAGGCTTCGACTTTCCGCAATATACGAATATCATCTATCCTTGGGTGGGCCATGAAGATTTGAAGTCCCCATTTGCTCCAGTAAAGTATAACCCTGTTGGCTCTTATTCCCGCAGTTTCACAGTCCCGGCAGCATGGGCAGATCAACCCGTATACATCAGCTTTCAAGGGGTTGAATCGGCTTTTTATGTGTGGGTAAACGGCGATTTGGTGGGCTTTAGTCAGGATTCGTTTACACCTGCGGATTTTGATATAACCCCCTACTTGGTAGAGGGTGAGAATAAGCTTGCCGTCGAGGTGTACCGTTGGAGTGATGCAAGTTGGTTGGAGGATCAAGATTTCTGGCGGTTAAGCGGTATTTTCCGCGACGTTTATTTGTACAGCACGCCAACAACGCATATTTCAGATTTCAAGGTACTGACGAATCTGGACGATTCCTTCGAGAATGCGGAGCTCCGTATTCAAGCAAAAGTCACAAATTACGATGGACTTACCAGCGGTACACGCCGTGTGGAAGCTTCTCTTTATGATAGTGAGTTGAAGCCGGTGTGGAAGGAGCCTCTTTCCGTAGAAGTAAATGTAAGTGGCGCTCCTAATCAGGAAGTAGAGCTCTCCGTCCAAGTGGATCGACCTGCAAAATGGAGCGCGGAAAAGCCAAATCTTTATACACTTGTTTTGAGCTTAAGAGATGAAGATGGCTCGCTTCTGGAAACGGAAAGCTGCAAGGTTGGATTCCGTAAATTCGAAATCCAAGACGGTTTGATGAAGATTAATGGTGAGCGCGTTGTGTTCAAAGGCGTTAATCGTCATGAATTCGATACAGATCGCGGCCGTTCGGTTGATCAGGCAAGCATGCTTTCTGATATTTTGCTCATGAAACAACATAATATCAATGCTGTGAGAACCTCACACTATCCAAACAATACGTACTGGTATGAGCTATGCGATCAATATGGGCTGTATGTGATTGATGAAACGAATCTCGAGACACATGGCACATGGAGCTACGGATCGGACGTTGAAGCAGACGCCGTACCGGGAAGTAAGCCGGAATGGACGGGAGCTGTGCTGGACCGGGCGAATTCGATGATGCAAAGAGATAAGAACCATCCATCGATTGTCATTTGGTCGTTAGGCAATGAGGCATTCGGTGGCGATAACTTTATTAAAATGCATGACTTCTTGCGGGAAGCCGATCCATCTAGAGTCGTACATTACGAAGGAGTTTTCCACTTCCGCGCATCAGGCGCGGCGTCGGACATTGAAAGTCAAATGTACTCCCGAATTGAGAATATCGAAGAATACGCGAGAAGTAACCCGAAGAAGCCGTTTATTCTGTGTGAATACAGCCATGCGATGGGGAATTCATGCGGCAATTTATTTAAGTACTGGGAGCTGTTTGATAAGTATCCGGTTCTCCAAGGCGGCTTTATTTGGGACTGGATCGATCAATCGATCCGAACAACAACACCAGATGGTGTTACCTACCAAGCCTACGGCGGCGATTTCGGTGATACACCGAATGATGGCAACTTCTGCGGCAACGGATTAATTTTCGCTGATCGTACACCATCACCGAAGATTTATGAAGTGAAGAAATGCTATCAGAATGTGAAGTTCGAGGCTGTCGATCTTGGTAATGGCCAAGTGAAAGTGACGAATCAGTATTTATTTACGGATCTGAGTGAGTTTGATTGGACATGGTCTATCGCACGTAATGGTGAGCCTCTAAGTGATTCCAAGCGTGGAGTATTCACTGTGAAGCCAGGAGAAACAGCTGTTATTGAGTTGGCTCTAGATCGTATGGAAACCATTTTGCCGAAAGATGAGTTCGTTCTGACGATCAGTCTACAGCTGAAAGAAGATACGATTTGGGCGCAGAAAGGACATGAAATCGCTTGGGAGCAATTCTTGGTTCCAGTAAGTAAAGCGGCTTGGTCTTATTCGGAAAAGGCAGTCCAAGAATCGGCAGCGACCTTGTCCGCTCAAGAAGCTGTACAAATTGCATCCACGAAGGAAACAATTAGCCTTAAGGGAAGCGACTTCTCTCTTCAATTCAGTGCTGCAACAGGTGATATCACTTCTTACGTGTACGAGGGAAGGGAGCTGTTCTTGACAGGTCCTGCACCTAATTTCTGGCGTGCTTTTACCGATAATGATCGCGGCAACCAGCATCACATTCGCTGCGCGCCATGGCAAGAGGCGGGGAGTGGAAGAACGCTGCAATCTTTGACAGCTAAATCGATTGGCGATGGCCGCGCCGAGGTGAATGTTCGCTTTGAATTAGCGACTAAGCCAAGTTCAGTGGTGCAATTGGTTTACTCAGTATCACCTAGTGGTGAAGTAGAAGTACGAATGGAGCTCGTGCCTGGAGATCGTTTGCCAGAAATTCCGGAGATTGGCGTTCTCTTCCAATTAGATAGCTCCTTCCAGCAATTGAGCTGGTACGGCCGTGGTCCGCATGAGAACTATTGGGACCGTGCTGCCGGAGCCAAACTAGCTTTGCACAGCGGTACCGTCCAAGAGCAGTTCGTTCCCTATTTACGCCCGCAGGAATGCGGCAATAAAACGGATGTGCGCTGGGCGACGTTGACAGATGCGAACGGGCATGGACTCCGTATAACAGGGCTGCCAACCGTGGAATTGAATGCTCTGCCATATTTACCTTCCGAACTGGAAGCTCATGACCATACGTATAAGCTGCCAGCTAGCGACAAAGTCGTGCTGCGGGTGAACTATAAGCAAATGGGCGTCGGCGGTGATGACAGCTGGGGTGCAAGAACACACCCTGAGTTCACGCTGTATGCCAATCGTACCTATGCCTACTCATTCACGTTTAAAGGAATTTAA